DNA sequence from the Peromyscus eremicus chromosome 7, PerEre_H2_v1, whole genome shotgun sequence genome:
ATGGAGGGAGGGAACAGTGGAAATTTGAAAGGGGGGCTGCTTAGAGCAGAGGTACCTTATCTCTCAGGCTTAAGTCAACTCCAGCAACGAGGAGCATCTCTGCTACATCCTGCCAGGCATGCTCAGCAGCGAGGTGGAGGGGAGTCTGCTGCCTCTGGAGAGAAGACAGGGGGAGGGTAAAGCTTGCAGAAAGCCTATAGGAGCCatgcgtggtggtgcacgcctttattccagcactcaggatctctgtgagttcaaggccaacctgtctacacagtgggttccaggacagccaggattacacagaaaccctgtctcaaaaaaaatacaataaaataaacaggggctggagagatggcttggtggttaagagcggGCACTGTCCTTACAGAAGATCCTAGtagaattcccagcacccacattggatagcacacagctgcctggagctccagctccaggagatctgatgctcctATGGCCTCCCAGGGCACACATAGcatatcctcacacagacactcttgtgcacatacacacataaacacatgaatTTAATAAACCAACAACCTCAGAAAGCTAAAATGGGAATTCACTTCTCAACTCTAGGTCATGCTGGGAGAACCCTGGGTCTGAATGGTTTCTGTAGTCGCTTACAATGTCCGTGGCatccagatcactgtgggcttctATGAAGAGCTGGACCAGACCAGGGAAGTTGTGCCTCACAGCAAGGTGTATAGGAGCAGTGCCCTGCTATGGGAGAGACATGGAGATCAACCAGTAAGCCCCTCCGAGGACTGCAgattggaggtggggtggggttaaCTCGGCCATTATAGTCTCTCAAACAATACAGGTGACCTGAGGCAGGCACAGCCACGTGCTTGGAACTGGAGGCCTAAAACTGACCCATAAGGAGGGTGGTATCTTCGTGCCAGGTTAGAGGCCCCGCTATGCCAGCCTTGGGTATATGTACACGGCacatttaaaagatttaaaagagaagtgcatattttttaaatatatctccTTATTTACATAATGATAATtcgtatatatgtgcacatgtatatgaaaGCAGGTTTAGTAAGGTCAAACAGTTTGCAAGTGATAGGTAGTACCAATACTCAAGGCCaggttctctcccctcccaccccccacccccccccacccccacacatatatacacacacactttatttccctctttctctctgtgtgtctctctccatttcctgtccctgtctctgtctctccccactcCCAGAGCAAACAGATTTATTTAGCAAAACTGAGAAGACTCCCAAGGTAGAAGGATCTGGGCTTTCTGATAACAAAATCTGTCTTGACCAGGGGATTACACAGACCCTGATGACTTCTAATAGGAAAAGAGTTAACACctggcctggagagacggctcagttggtaaagtgttcgccatgtaagcatgaagacctgagttcagatccgcagcacccacataaaaagccgggtgtggcagtgcacacctgagaccccagtgctgggggagcaaagccagaaggaccctgctgactcaaaaaataaggtggggagtgactgaggaagacggctaatgctgacctctggcctctccatacatgtacacacacacacacacacacacacacacacacacacacacacacgacagaaaGACAGAATATAACTAAGTGGTAAGTGTCTGGGTCTGCAAAAATTAAAGATTGCCAGGTGCAGGTAGTTCAGCTGGGAGGATGGCCAAGCTTGGTTTCAAGCCTGCTCCTGACAAACCATCAGAAATGAAATGCTACTATTCCTTTAGTCTGCCTCACCCCATCCACAAGGGTGTGTCTAGTTCTCGCTCCTGTGCTTAATACATTTATGGGAGACTGCAGTGTGGATCCTTTCGATCCAGGCCCAATACTTACCTTGTCAGCCACATTTGTGCACCCTCCTGCCTTGATGAGTGCCCGGGACACATCCTCAGAGCCACCAAGGGCTGCGTAGTGGAGGCATCTCAGCTTTTTCTGGAGAGAAACAGGCATCAGGACACTGTTCCAGGGATCTCTCATGTGACAGGGCACCAAGATTCACATCCCACTCAAGTCTCATGGCAGGAGCTGTCGGTGATTTGCCCAGGCCAAGCAGTTCATAAAGAGCCCTCTGGGGCCTTTACGGCAATGACTTGTCCTAGGCCACGTAGCTAAGCTGTGGGGAAGCCAAGACCAGAACGCAGGGTGACTGCCTTAAAGCCTCTATTCACGGCACATTAGGAGTCTGATTGGCATGGTAGGCTAGGGAAGCCAACAGTCTCAGGAGGGCTAGCTACCTGGGTGAGGGCATTGACGTTGCTCCCGGCACTGAGGAGAAGCTTCACACAGTCAGCGTGGATCCCTTCAGCGGCTGCGTGCAAAGCAGTCAGACCCTCCTGAAACACACAGGGCAAGGACTGGAGACTGGGGAAGCTGGAGCCAAACCCGGAGCCAAGAGCACACACCTCTCCTCTGGGCCCTTGAGCGCTCAGCCACGTACTAGTGAGGACGAAGGGCTTGGTTACCTGTGGCTTCTGAGCCTGCACTGATGATCCCATGTGTGGAATGCAGATGACACGATGACCTCATCAACACCTCTGTCCATGTTCTGCTTGCCTTTTAACCCACCTCACCCTCACTAATCTTGTCCCTCCTGTGTCAGAAAGTCGCCCTGATCACCTGGGAAATGGCAACGTCtcatagtttgtttgtttgtttgtttgttttgtgtgtgtttgttttttgagacaaggtttttttgtgtggccctggctgtcctagaactcgctctacagaccaggctggcctcgaactcacagagatccgcctgcctctgcctcctatgctgggattaaaggcgtgcgccaccacaccagcTCATGGTTTGACAATCCTGTCTGGCTCCCTGCTCAGCCAGGTCCCTGGGGCTGCTGTTCACTCCCTGTTGGTGGGTGTCAGTGGGAGAACATGCCCTGCTCCAGGTCTCCACCAAGACAAAGTCCACTGCACCACAGGCTAGGGGCTTCAAAGACAGAGAGCCAGCGAGCATCCCTGTCTGTCTCCCTAGCTGCTGACTCACCGCGTTCTGCTCTTCCAGGTCTAGCCCGATGTCCACAAGTCTCTGCAGCACGGTTACGTGGCCCTGGCTGGCAGCCAGGTGCAGGGCCGTGTTCCCCTCCTGCAGGAAGACGATTGTTTGAAAAGGCTTGCGGACAACAGAGTCCTCAAGTTTCAGTATGTCACAGAAACCCCATTAGAGCTGCCCCCTCATTTTACAGACAGAGCAGTGAAGGTCCAGAGTGATGTGTCCAGGGTTACAGAACCAAGTCTGACCAGCTTCATGCCTGTCACTACCAAAAGCCACAACCAGGGGCATTCTCAAGGCCCAGGTCCTGCACACACTCTTGCTCCTTATGATTCGAAGCAggtatgtttctttaaaaataagataaggGCTGGGGATGTTCGTCAGTTtgtagagtgattgcctagcatgcaggaagcccttggttcagtccccaggactataaaccaggcatggcagtgctATCTACAAACCCGGTGCTTGGGAGATGGGACAGGTGGACAAGTCCCAGATCATTTTCTGATACAGCCTAGACTGTATGAGActgtcttaaagaaagaaaggggtgggggagagagaaaaagaaaagaaatttcatcTTGAACATCTCACACCCACCAGCTGGCCCACATGCACTAAAGTGTCCACTAGAAGAACATCAGACATGTGACACATTCCTGCCTTTGGGGGTCTTCCCCCTAGCGGAACTCGAGTCAGAGGTAGGCTCtaggaggctggagggatggctcagtggttaagagcacttcttcttccagaggacttgggttcaattcccagcacctacatggtggctcacaaccttctgacaccctcttctgacctctgaagtcACCAAGCCTCCACATGGCACACATATATTCAGgaaaaacattcatgcacataaaagaaatctgaaaaagaaaaagtaagctcTAGGAGGTGCCCAGACCAAGAAGGCACAGGGAGTTCTGCAGCCTGGTCAGGGGCGGTAGAGTGCCTCTTGGTCACAGTACCTTGTCTTTGACACTGTGGTCACAGCCAGAGCCCACGAGGAAGTCCAGGGCATCCAGCTGTCCGTGCTCAGCAGCTCTGTGAAATGCTGTTCTTCCCAGCTGACCAGAAGGGGAGAGACAGTAAGCCTCTCCTCATactgtcagtgtgcacaccttcccCGCCTGCTGGCCGGGCTCCTCACCTCTCTGTACTTATAGCGGCCTCTCCCACCCCATTATCCCTGCCACTCAGCCCCAGGTTCCAACAACAGCCCCTCTGTTGGGAGGAGATCTTCTTCTACTCCAGTCCTTCAGTGCCTCTTGGCCGCCAGCCATATGAAGAGAGAACCCTCAGGTCGGAGACAGATCTCCATGGGGACCCCCGGCTCCTTTAACTTCCCTTATCATGATTCCAGTCTCCCAGAAATCACACACTTGCTCTTTCCTGCCTTCAAAGTTCCAAAGATGCTTTCTACCTCTTTCCAATTACTCTAAATCTCTCCCTCCCTAACTGCCCCCTactccaggaagcagaaacaggctcTTTTTTCTAACCTGTCTAGTCCTTGATGGAAGGGAGAGTCAACTATGTTCTGTTTTCATCCTGCCCATCTGTGTACCTGTCACGTCCCCTCCAGGGACAGTCAAGACAGAATACAGTTTTCCTCCATAATAAAAGAATGCCCTCCAGGTGTGCCATTCCTAGTAAAGCCTGAGCCAATAAGACACATCCAATAGTGTCCTCACTAACAGGGTACACCTAGCGAAGTCCCAGCCAATGGGAGAATTGAATAGCTTTGCATGAGTCTTACCTTGTCTGCATGGTCCAAGGCCACATCCTCCAGGTCTTCCATGACGAAGGCCAGCACAGGCATGTGGCCTTTCTGGGCTGCACAGTGCAGTAAGGTCAGGCCGTCCTGGAAACAAGCCCAAGCAGGTCCCCGGAGTCTGTGAAGGGCCCCTCTCTCATACACTACCTGTCTCTTGGCACACAGCTCCCATGGCAACAATGCTGTCAATGATGAAGAGAGCCCACACGTGACCCAGCGAGGCAGCCAGCAACCAGGATGCCAGAAGCCAAAAGCCTGGCTCCACACTCCTCAACTCTGGCTTGGGCCCAGTTGTCTTCACCTCTCTGAGTCTGCATTTACGCATAGACCACCTCAGTGCAAGTCAGAGCACAAGAAAAGTATTTATGTGTctctagctggcttggaacttactatgtagacaggtggcctcgaactcatagagatcctcctgcctctgcctcccaagtgttgggattgaaggtttgcaacaccatgcccagctaggaaACATTTTATAAACAGAAAAGTGATTTCAAACTGTAAGATAACAGCCCTTGCAATCCCAAGAACATCCCACGGAGCAATTGTATGAGAATTCtagatgccgggtggtggtgcacgcctttaatcccagcactcgggaggcagaggcaggcggatctctgtgagttcgaggccagcttggtctacaaagtgagttccaggacaggcgcaaagctacacagagaaaccctgtctcaaaaaaaaaaaaaaaaaaagaaggtgccAGACGAGAGAATTCTAGGCACCGATCTCCTTCATACAGCTGCAAATAAAGAAGCCAGTAACAGGGCTGGaaagactcagcagttaaaagcaggcttctcttccagaggacccaggttcaattcccagcacccacatcaaatggCTCACACATGcttgtaacttcaattccaggggatatgatgtcctctggcctcttaGAGTACCTAGATGCATGTGGTGTGAataaactcatacacacacacacacacacacacacacacacacacacgtaaaaatgaattaaaaaatgaagtcGACAACTGAAGTGCTCAGTGTAAGGTCACTAAGACCTAACCTCCCAGGGAGAACAAAGGCCAGATGTACAATGCTGGATCTGGAGTCAAGAGGCCTTTGAGAGTGAAGGGGAGGTAGGAAGAGAAAGGTCTCTTGAGTGACATTTAAAGAAGTGACATGAAGGAGACTTGCAACGGACTAATGACCCAGAACTTTCACCCCTCCCCCCATTAAGGTTGGAGTCCCTGGAGCACTGTTATTctgtttaaaaagtatttttagaaatggagagttggctcagcagttaagagcacttgttgctcttggcagaggacccaggttcccagcacccacagagtggtTCATAGTCAtgcataaccccagttccaggggatccaacaggcatgcgtgtggtacacatacattcatgcaggcaaaacattcatccaCGTAAAgcaaagattttgttttgttttgttttttcgaggcagagtttctctgtgtagctttgcacctttcctggaactcacttggtagcccaggctggcctcgaactcacagagatctgcctggctctgcctcccgagtgctgggattaaaggcgtgcgccaccaccgcctggctgcaaagattttttttttaagtaatgtgTGTATGCTCTGCCCTCCCACCtaccccctttcttccttcaaaggccagaagagggcatcagattctcctgAATCTGAAGCTACAGGTAGTTACGAGTTTGGGTCAAGGAGTGCTCGTAACCACGGagtcatctctccggcccctgGAGCACTTTTTTTTAGTGCTCACCATCCATTGTTGCACCCTAAGAATCAGCAGAGCACTGGTCTACATCTTGACAGCTGTCAGAACTCAGTGAGTCTAAATTTGAGGTCTGTGGCTCTCACTGTATGTAAACTCTAGTTGATACGCATGCTGAAGTAATTAGAGGAACATAAACAGCTGCTTGAAATTTAAGTCAAAATgtatccaatatatatatatatatatatatatatatatatatatatatatatatataacactccAAAAAGCTCATCAGTGAGAAATTAACCCAATTAAAAAGTACTGTAGAAAAAGAGCCAGGTATGGCACATGACTGTAGTCCACCTTGCTACTCAAGAGGCTCAGTGGGGAGGATCACTTGAGACTAGAAGTTAAGGACTAGCCTGGGCAATACGGCAGACACCCTTCTCAATAaacagcctaggctagcctcaaatttgctgtgcagccaagaatgactttgaacttcttacCCTTCTACCTCCACCACCAGAGTGACCACCATGCTTAATTTATGTAGTGgttaggatcaaacccaggatctTGTGGATACTAGGAAAGtattctaccaactaagctacatccccaggcccgTTCTTATTATTTTGTTGCCCCCAAGGAAGCCACATAGAatgtccaggctggcttctatgAGCCACTGGAGAAACTGGGGACATTATCCCAGTGTCCCTACAGAGGTTCCAGATACCCTACAGTCCAGCCAGCCCAAGCATATCCTCATGGGTTAGTCTGAGCAAAACCAGAGGGATGACTTAACCAACCATGGAGCTATGAACAATATCAGCAAGAccttgaggaggctgaggcaggaagataacaagttcaaggacaggtaGGGCTATGtcgtgagaccctgcctcaaactgaggaaagaaaagaatcccaGGTACATTGACTGACACCTATAATccacttaagaggctgaggcaggaggattgccttgaggccacactgggctacacagtgggttccagatgagcctgggttacagagtaagaccctgtctaaacaaccaagaagaggaaaggagagagggggaggggagggaagaaatcaagaaaaagagtaagtCCTAGTCATTTTAACTGAAGTCAGTTACACTGGTCTGTTGGGGACctccggacagcggtgtccttactttatcaaaccttacaaaagcaggaagtccctggcctaacctcgggctgtacaacttcctggagtacctgctagtcagccagctgcaggggcctgggaccaaagtgacctcaccctctcttaggaattttccattcttctctccatgcttcccctgttccccctccctgcctgaagccctgtttataagcctcaacacccagtcaataaacggagacctcgacgcaactcagactgactttgtcttcctttccgcgcctggtctcctttctctctcccccccattgatctttcaggaggtgcctcctcgagtctcatcaaataacctggcccgcgggaccgggcactgGTCACTAAACTTTAGAGTGTTTTGTTGCCAAGATTGTAAAAGAGGGGTGATCCAAGTGGAACCTATCTGGAGATTAGACATCTAAACTGGGGCCTGGGTAGATGGCTCGGTAGGAATGGCCACCTGCATCCTGACaatctgggtttgatccccaggtgccacacagtggaagagcaaaaccaacttctgcaagttgtacacacacacacacacacacacacacacacacacacacacaccatttccaaATGGGAAACCGGCGTGGGTGATAAAGTTATCCACCCAAGGTCTAAGAGTTGGTACCCTGGGTTCGGATCCTTCCCTCCACCACCCTAAGGATGAGGAGGGCAGAGCTTGGCAGAAGGTCTAAGAAAGACCTCCTGCCTCGGCGCATCTTCCCAACTGCCCTGTCTGTAAATATGGAAGTCAGCTGACCAGACAACTGGAGAATTTTCACCcaagcgggggtggggtggaacaGCCAGATGAGAGACAGTTGGTGGATGAAAACACTCCCGCCCTTTCTCCACCCTAGGAAGGGTTTCCAGGGCTCAGCTCAGCGGGGGGTACAAGGCTCCAGAGGgccaggcagaagcaggcaggaaatGGAGGGGAGAAGCAGGGAAGCCGAGGGGCTGCCAGCTGCGGCCTTACCTTGCTCTCACAGTGGACCTTGGCCCCAGCATTGACCAGAATCTGCACAATCTGCAAGTGGCCGAACCAGGCAGACAGGAGAAGTGCATTCATCCCAAActgggggaaaggagaaagggaggtgaggagaaagggaggaggcaggggagtgGCTGTGTCCACACGGCCAAACCATTCAACTATAGATGCTGCTCAGTCCAGAGAACCCCATGCTGtaggcacttaaaaaaaaagttttgctcgctttttaaaatatttatttgttttgtttatatgtatggggggtttgcctgtgtgtgtgtgtgtgtgtgtgtgtgtgtgtgtgtatgtaagtgcaccacatgtatgtctggtgccagaggaggccagaagatgacacatcccctggaactggagttagagatggttgtgagccaccatgtgggttctgagaatcaaac
Encoded proteins:
- the Ankdd1a gene encoding ankyrin repeat and death domain-containing protein 1A → MEEELAWETHGLLPLERQLHEASRRNQVERMKELIEKRVNIRARNHVGRVALHWAAGAGHEQAVRLLLEHGAAVDDVDSFGMNALLLSAWFGHLQIVQILVNAGAKVHCESKDGLTLLHCAAQKGHMPVLAFVMEDLEDVALDHADKLGRTAFHRAAEHGQLDALDFLVGSGCDHSVKDKEGNTALHLAASQGHVTVLQRLVDIGLDLEEQNAEGLTALHAAAEGIHADCVKLLLSAGSNVNALTQKKLRCLHYAALGGSEDVSRALIKAGGCTNVADKQGTAPIHLAVRHNFPGLVQLFIEAHSDLDATDIRQQTPLHLAAEHAWQDVAEMLLVAGVDLSLRDKQGKTALAVAARSNHVSLVDMIIKAERFYRWEKEHLSFRDTSNPSRKNLTFKQDHRQETQQLRSVLWRLASRCLRPNEWKKLAYSWEFTEAHVCAIEQQWTGTRSYQEHGHRMLLIWLHGMATAGKNPSKALFEGLVAIGRRDLAVWNKAETVLK